Proteins found in one Xenopus laevis strain J_2021 chromosome 1L, Xenopus_laevis_v10.1, whole genome shotgun sequence genomic segment:
- the LOC108705334 gene encoding vomeronasal type-2 receptor 1: MIVLCVGPCRPGIQPINPSCHLEIIKVVQEHEYIQEGDIMIGGVMTAHLHMINVTFPLTDSERFLCIDPIPQNFRHFIDFRFVVEQINKDPTRLPNLTLGYHIYDSCGNPKKAVRSVFQILSGTKEPVPNYSCVGKRNIAGFIGDLSSETTVPIAQILTILGYSQISYGATDPSLSERITFPYFFRTVQSEKSSYFALGKLLRHFGWTWVGIITSDDISGDEEHQHLSKYLYSQGICIEFTVRLNINDYTSVYTDQYSSLIYLSSTSIILLCGTVSLFFLIQLSHVTPVLLKKTLILTTNWGANDMVFGYEQEIFNCSLVFVPGYHYHLDTPEMRSFLENLHPSTFPEDKLLDNIWMIFYLCLSEDPNKNHLYEYIYLQRLQNCTGQKHITDIPYFTADSSSPQVHLAVDIMSQALHDMNMQLSEKSLKYREKYHYVHQLWGSGLQLQPTAAAVSVTARLGLTSYSRTTISYRSHSQSCSNVPSSSYRRASRGAGYLAEEAVDLSQTSAVNNEYKIIRTNEKEQLQGLLHQYLKTLTYNSSDGPTFYFNENGEYITRHLIYNYKFANGLVIKNLIGESSPTWKNNTIPRAQCSDSCLPGFRKAPSSSAQSCCYDCVLCSEGEISNITDSTSCFKCPDMEWPNEGKNHCIARNEDFLSYTNDHISVFISSSSILLFLINLWILGVFVVYWDTPIVRANNRSLSFLLLVSIKLSFLSVFLFLGRPVDITCMLRIITFGITFSIAVSSLLAKTIMVCVAFKATKPGSSWRKWVGVKLSNSVVLFCSSIQIIICMTWLAISPPFQELDLHTYPGTIIIQCNEGSAIGFYSVIGYMGLLAAVSFVLAFLARTLPDSFNEAKYITFSMLLFCSVWITMIPAYLSTKGKNTVCVEIFAILTSSAGLLFCIFLPKCSIILFRPEMNTKSHLLGNKTLHPT, from the exons ATGATAGTCCTGTGTGTGGGACCCTGCAGACCTGGGATTCAGCCCATCAATCCATCCTGTCATCTGGAGATCATTAAAGTAGTTCAGGAACATGAATATATACAAGAAGGAGACATTATGATTGGAGGAGTGATGACTGCACATTTACATATGATTAATGTTACATTTCCATTGACTGATTCTGAGAGATTCCTGTGCATTGA TCCCATCCCACAGAATTTTaggcattttattgattttcgaTTTGTAGTTGAGCAAATTAACAAAGATCCCACCCGGTTACCCAACTTGACTCTGGGATACCATATATACGATTCCTGTGGGAACCCAAAGAAGGCTGTGAGGAGTGTGTTCCAAATATTATCTGGTACCAAGGAGCCTGTTCCCAATTACTCCTGCGTGGGAAAGAGaaacattgctggatttattggggatcttTCATCAGAAACAACTGTGCCCATAGCTCAAATTCTAACAATTTTGGGATATTCCCAG ATCAGCTATGGAGCTACAGACCCATCATTAAGTGAGAGAATCACCTTCCCATATTTTTTCCGGACAGTACAGAGTGagaaaagcagttattttgctttAGGAAAGTTGTTGAGACATTTTGGTTGGACCTGGGTTGGAATAATTacatctgatgatatcagtggagATGAAGAACATCAGCACCTGAGCAAATATCTCTACAGTCAAGGCATCTGCATAGAGTTCACCGTAAGACTAAACATTAATGATTACACTTCTGTGTATACAGACCAATATTCCTCCCTTATTTACCTCTCATCGACCAGCATTATTTTACTTTGTGGAACAgtctctttattttttcttatacaaTTGTCTCATGTGACACCTGTACTTCTGAAAAAGACATTGATACTAACCACCAACTGGGGAGCCAATGATATGGTCTTTGGTTATGAACAAGAAATATTTAATTGCAGTTTGGTGTTTGTGCCAGGTTATCATTATCATCTAGACACTCCAGAAATGAGGAGCTTTTTAGAGAATTTACATCCTTCAACGTTCCCAGAGGACAAGTTACTTGATAatatttggatgattttttatttgtgtttgtcaGAAGATCCAAACAAGAatcatttatatgaatatatctaCCTTCAGAGGCTCCAGAACTGTACTGGACAGAAACATATAACAGATATTCCCTATTTTACAGCTGATTCCAGTTCTCCACAAGTGCATCTTGCTGTAGATATTATGTCTCAGGCACTTCATGATATGAATATGCAGCTTAGTGAGAAATCTCTgaaatacagagaaaagtatCATTATGTGCACCAG CTATGGGGTTCTGGGCTACAGCTCCAGCCAACAGCAGCGGCCGTATCTGTGACTGCTCGCCTGGGACTGACCAGCTACTCCAGAACTACCATCAGCTATAGGTCCCACTCCCAGTCCTGCAGCAATGTCCCTTCTTCTTCCTACAGGAGGGCTTCCAGGGGGGCTGGATACCTGGCTGAAGAAGCAGTCGATCTGTCGCAAACTTCAGCGGTGAATAACGAGTACAAGATCATTCGCACCAACGAGAAGGAGCAGCTGCAGGGGTTG TTACACCAATACTTAAAAACACTTACGTATAACTCCTCTGATGGTCCGACTTTCTATTTCAATGAAAATGGGGAATATATCACTAGACACTTGATATATAACTACAAATTTGCTAATGGATTGGTGATTAAGAACCTCATTGGGGAGTCCTCACCTACATGGAAGAACAATACT ATCCCAAGAGCTCAATGTTCAGACAGTTGTCTCCCCGGCTTCAGGAAGGCACCAAGTTCCAGTGCCCAATCCTGCTGTTATGACTGTGTCTTGTGTTCTGAGGGAGAGATCTCCAATATAactg ACAGCACAAGCTGCTTCAAATGCCCAGACATGGAGTGGCCCAATGAGGGGAAGAATCATTGTATTGCGCGCAATGAAGATTTTCTTTCATACACAAATGATCACATTTCTGTGTTTATATCATCTAGTTCTATTCTTCTTTTCCTTATTAATCTCTGGATATTAGGAGTTTTTGTTGTATACTGGGACACCCCCAttgtgagagccaacaacaggagcctcagcttcctcctccttgtctccatcaagctgagcttcctcagtgtgtttctgttcctcggtcgccctgtggatataacctgcatgctgcgcatcatcacttttggaatcaccttctccatagctgtctcttctctcctggccaagactatcatggtttgtgttgctttcaaagccaccaagccagggagctcatggagaaaatgggtgggagtcaaactgtccaattctgtagtcttgttctgctcatccattcaaataataatctgcatgacttggttggccatttctcctccctttcaggaactggaccttcacacttaccctggaaccatcatcattcagtgcaatgagggctcagctattggcttttattcagttattgggtatatggggcttctggcagctgttagttttgttttagcatttttagctcggacattaccggacagttttaatgaggccaagtacatcactttcagcatgttgctcttctgcagtgtttggatcacaatgatcccggcctatctgagcaccaaaggcaaaaacactgtgtgtgtggagatatttgccatactcacctcaagtgctggacttttattctgtatatttctccCAAAATGTTCTATAATATTATTTAGACCTGAGATGAACACAAAATCCCATTTACTTGGAAACAAAACCTTACACCCTACATGA